Proteins encoded within one genomic window of Desulfovibrio legallii:
- a CDS encoding F0F1 ATP synthase subunit epsilon: protein MGTLQLEVVTPDKTVVSCPVEMAVCPGVQGEFGVLPKHVSLLSALKIGGLRYKTDGKEEHVFISGGFADVNNDVLTVLAESAELAEDIDAARAMAAKERAEKRLTSHDEAVDMVRAEAALQRAVIRLHLAQVR from the coding sequence ATGGGTACGCTGCAACTGGAAGTGGTAACGCCGGACAAAACCGTGGTCAGCTGCCCGGTAGAGATGGCCGTATGCCCCGGCGTGCAGGGCGAATTCGGCGTGTTGCCCAAGCACGTCTCCCTGCTCTCTGCCCTCAAAATCGGGGGCCTGCGCTACAAAACGGACGGTAAGGAAGAGCACGTCTTCATCTCCGGCGGCTTTGCCGATGTGAATAACGACGTGCTGACCGTGCTGGCGGAATCGGCCGAACTGGCGGAAGATATCGACGCGGCCAGGGCCATGGCCGCCAAAGAACGCGCCGAAAAACGCCTGACCAGCCACGATGAGGCCGTGGATATGGTGCGCGCCGAAGCCGCCCTCCAGCGGGCCGTCATCCGGCTCCACCTGGCACAGGTGCGCTGA
- the atpD gene encoding F0F1 ATP synthase subunit beta — MSKNIGKIVQVIGAVVDVEFSDGNLPNIFTALEIHNPNNSDAPDLICEVAQHLGDNVVRTIAMDATEGLVRGMDVVDTGKPIMVPVGKASVGRILNVIGRPVDELGPINAEKYYPIHRPAPAFTDQNTKVELLETGIKVVDLLVPFPKGGKMGLFGGAGVGKTVILMEMINNIAKQHGGSSVFAGVGERTREGNDLYNELQEAGVLERATLVYGQMNEPPGARARVALTALACAEYFRDEEHQDVLLFIDNIFRFTQAGSEVSALLGRMPSAVGYQPTLGTDLGSLQERITSTKEGSITSVQAVYVPADDLTDPAPATTFSHLDGTLVLSRQIAELGIYPAVDPLDSTSRILSPEVVGEEHYSVARRVQMVLQKYKELQDIIAILGMDELSDEDKLTVARARRIQRFLSQPFHVAETFTGTPGQYVNLEDTIKGFKGILDGEYDHLAEGDFYMLGSIDQAVAKYEKRKQEEGN, encoded by the coding sequence ATGAGCAAAAATATCGGTAAAATCGTTCAGGTTATCGGCGCCGTGGTGGACGTTGAGTTCAGCGACGGCAACCTGCCGAATATCTTCACCGCCCTGGAGATACATAACCCGAACAACAGCGACGCCCCTGACCTCATCTGTGAGGTGGCGCAGCACCTGGGCGACAACGTGGTCCGCACCATCGCCATGGACGCCACCGAAGGCCTGGTGCGCGGCATGGATGTGGTGGATACGGGCAAGCCCATCATGGTGCCCGTGGGCAAGGCCTCTGTGGGCCGCATTCTCAACGTCATCGGCCGCCCGGTGGACGAGCTCGGCCCCATCAACGCCGAAAAGTACTACCCCATCCACCGCCCCGCCCCGGCCTTCACCGACCAGAACACCAAGGTGGAGCTGCTGGAAACGGGCATTAAGGTGGTGGACCTGCTTGTGCCCTTCCCCAAGGGCGGCAAGATGGGCCTCTTTGGCGGCGCAGGCGTGGGCAAGACCGTTATCCTTATGGAGATGATCAACAACATCGCCAAGCAGCACGGCGGCTCTTCGGTTTTCGCCGGCGTGGGCGAGCGCACCCGTGAGGGCAACGACCTCTACAACGAGCTGCAGGAAGCCGGCGTGCTGGAACGCGCCACACTGGTCTACGGGCAGATGAACGAGCCTCCGGGAGCCCGCGCCCGCGTAGCCCTTACCGCCCTGGCCTGCGCGGAATACTTCCGCGATGAGGAGCACCAGGACGTGCTGCTCTTTATTGACAACATCTTCCGCTTCACCCAGGCCGGTTCGGAAGTGTCCGCCCTGCTGGGCCGCATGCCTTCGGCCGTGGGCTACCAGCCCACCCTGGGCACGGACCTCGGCTCCCTGCAAGAGCGCATCACCTCCACCAAAGAGGGCTCCATCACCTCTGTGCAGGCCGTGTACGTGCCCGCCGACGACCTGACGGACCCGGCCCCGGCCACCACCTTCTCGCACCTGGACGGCACCCTTGTGCTTTCGCGCCAGATTGCGGAGCTGGGCATCTACCCCGCCGTGGACCCGCTGGACTCCACCTCCCGCATCCTCTCCCCTGAGGTTGTCGGCGAGGAGCACTACAGCGTGGCCCGGCGCGTGCAGATGGTGCTGCAGAAGTATAAGGAACTGCAGGATATCATCGCCATCTTGGGCATGGACGAGCTTTCGGACGAAGACAAGCTCACCGTGGCCCGGGCCCGGCGCATCCAGCGCTTCCTCTCCCAGCCCTTCCATGTGGCCGAAACCTTTACGGGCACGCCCGGCCAGTATGTGAATCTGGAAGACACCATCAAGGGCTTCAAAGGTATTCTGGACGGCGAGTACGACCACCTGGCGGAAGGCGACTTCTACATGCTCGGCAGCATCGACCAGGCCGTGGCCAAGTACGAAAAGCGCAAGCAGGAAGAAGGCAACTAA
- a CDS encoding F0F1 ATP synthase subunit gamma: MASLKDVKMKIVGVGKTKQITKAMNMVASAKLRGAQTRIERFRPYAEKYRDVLAELARKVEGNAHPLLAEHEEKKHCAIVLVTSDRGLCGSFNGNIIAAALRLAKEKAAEGMEVRFVCVGRKGRDAARTAGHAIATAYGDRMGSIDFALASSVAQEVIHGYETLALDEVWLVYGEFVSMGHQPPASLRLLPLQTPQAAESEEQAGEARCEYVYEPQEEQLLAELLPRYVKVQVYRGLLDTSASEHAARMTAMDNATRNCNELINSLTLLYNKTRQASITSELIDIVGGAEALNG, encoded by the coding sequence ATGGCTTCACTCAAAGACGTCAAGATGAAGATCGTGGGGGTCGGCAAGACCAAGCAGATAACCAAGGCCATGAATATGGTGGCCTCGGCCAAGCTGCGCGGCGCCCAGACCCGCATCGAGCGCTTCAGGCCGTACGCGGAGAAATACCGCGACGTGCTGGCCGAACTGGCCCGCAAGGTGGAGGGCAACGCCCACCCCCTGCTGGCAGAGCATGAGGAAAAGAAGCACTGCGCCATTGTGCTGGTGACCTCCGACCGCGGCCTGTGCGGCAGCTTCAACGGCAACATCATTGCCGCGGCGCTCAGGCTGGCCAAGGAAAAAGCCGCCGAAGGCATGGAGGTGCGCTTCGTGTGCGTGGGCCGTAAGGGCCGCGACGCCGCCCGCACGGCCGGGCATGCCATTGCCACGGCCTATGGCGACCGCATGGGCAGCATAGACTTTGCTCTGGCAAGTTCCGTAGCCCAGGAGGTCATCCACGGCTACGAAACCCTGGCCCTCGACGAGGTGTGGCTGGTGTACGGCGAGTTTGTGTCCATGGGGCACCAGCCGCCGGCGAGCCTGCGCCTCCTGCCCCTGCAGACCCCGCAGGCCGCAGAGAGCGAAGAGCAGGCCGGTGAAGCCCGCTGCGAATACGTGTACGAACCGCAGGAAGAACAGCTGCTGGCGGAGCTTTTGCCCCGCTATGTGAAGGTGCAGGTTTACCGTGGCCTGTTGGATACCTCGGCCAGCGAGCACGCCGCCCGCATGACCGCCATGGACAACGCCACGCGCAACTGCAACGAGCTGATCAACTCCCTGACCCTGCTCTACAACAAGACGCGGCAGGCTTCCATCACCAGCGAACTCATCGACATTGTCGGCGGCGCTGAAGCGCTGAATGGTTAA